The Streptomyces tubercidicus DNA segment GTCGTATATCGAGAGCGACCGGACGATCAGCCTCGTCCAGACCGCCAAGGGGCGGGTGATCCGGCTGGAGCACGATGTCTCCACCCCGCACCCGTACAGCCGGATCAACAGCCTCGGCGGCACCAAGGGCGTCTTCGAGGACTACCCCGAGCGGATCTATCTGGAGCCGGACCAGAGCAACGACGAGTGGGGCGACTTCAGCAAGTACGCGGAGTGGGACCACTGGCTGTGGAAGGAGCACGCCAACCCGCCCGGCGGACACGGCGGTATGGACTACATGCTGGTCTTCCGGCTGATCCAGTGCATGCGGCTGGGCCTCGTCCCGGACTTCGACGTCTATGACGCGGCGACCTGGACCGCGCCGGTGCCGTTGAGCGATCTGTCGATCAAGGCGAAGGGCGCGCCGCAGGAGATCCCCGACTTCACCCGCGGGCTGTGGAAGAAGGCGCGGCCGGGGATGGATTCGAAGAAGCCCGAGGAGTAGGAGCCGGGGGTGCTCCGGGGGCCCGGCGGGCGGTGGCGGCGCGCCGGCCGGGCTCTCCTCGTCGACGGCGTACGCCCCGCACGCCCGGCGCTCCCGTGCGCCCCGTTATGCCTCTCAGGCGGCCAGGTGCGCCTTGTCCCCCATGACGACGACGGGGCGCCGCGCCGGATCGAGGGCGCGCAACAAGGCCCGCATACCGGTCTTCGGGACGCTGACACAGGCGGATGTGCCGCTTCCATGGTCCATATGCAGCCAAACCCCGCCGCCCTTGGACTGGCCCTCCGGCCGGGTCGGGTCCAGTGGGGAGGTCCCCTTGACGCGGTTGTAGTTGATGGCGACGACATAGTCGAAGTCGTGGCGAGTGTTCTGGGACCAGTACGACGGCGGGGTGAACGCCGATGAGTGCGTATAGGGCAGCTTGGCGCCGGGGTCCGCGAGCACACCGCCCGCGTCGGTCAGCGTGAACACCCCGACGGGGCTGCGCTTGTCCCCTTCGTGATGATTCACCGTCCAGCCGCGCCGGCCGTTGTGCGCGTCCCAACTCCCTTTACGGCCCCAGCCGTTGGCGCCCTTGTCGTAGAGGACGACGGTGGCGTCGGCGGAGTTCACACCCGCGCCGTAGACCGCCACGACCTGCCGGGAAGCGGCCGGGATCCGTGCGCGCAGCGCCGCGCCGACCTCGGGGATGCGCTTGAGGTGCGTAGTGGCCGACCCGCCATGCGCCGGACCACCGGGCCGCTCCCCCTTCGCCGCGCCGTCATCCTTGCCACCGCCGTCCCGGCCGCCGCCCGTACCGCCACCGCAGCCCACCAGAAGAACCAGCCCCGCCGCGGCCACCGCCGCCACCCGTATCGCCCTGCCCGCTGTCCGCATGGCCCCATGGTCGCACTCAGGGTCCGACGGCCAGTCAGCGCTCACCCGCCGCCCCGAACCGGCGCACGCACGATTGTCCGGATCGCGCGGCCACATCGGAAAAACCGTTTGAAATCCGCCCAGCCCGCGGGCCACCCTTCCAGCACCTCCACCGGCGACGAGACCTCCGCGGGAGGGCACTTCGCCTGCCGGGACGGCCCGCTGCCGCCCCCTCACCACGACTCCGGCTGGATCAGCATGCACCTTCGTGACCTTCCGCACCCCGACCCGGGCGTCCCGGACGTCCGTACGGGCGGCGCCTTCCTCCGATGGCTCTGCCGACAGCAGCTCGGCGGCCAGCTCAAGGCCATGGCCTGGGGGCTGGTGAATTTCGGCGCCCTCGCCGCCTTCCCCCTGCCGGTCGGCCTCGCCGTACAGGCCGTGGTGGACCGCGACGGCGGCCGGCTCCTCCTGGCCGGCGGCCTGATCTTCGCCCTAGGCGTCCTGATCGCGGTCGGCAGCACCATGCTGCACCGCGCGGCCGTCACCAACTGGATCACCGCCGTCGCCCGCTTGCAGCAACTGCTCGCCCGCAAGACCACGGAACTGGGCCCGGCCATGACCCGGCGGGTGGCGGCCGGTGAGATCGTCAACGTCAGCACCGGCGACCTGCAGAAGATCGGCTCATTCGTCGAAGTCCTCTCCCGGTTCGCCGCTTCGGCGCTGACCGTGGTGGGCGTCTCCCTCGCCCTGGCCTTCTACCAGCCGGAACTGGGCATCCTGGTAGCCGTCGCGGTACCCCTCGTCGCGCTGGCCGTCCTGCCGCTGCTGCCGCCCGCGACCCGGCGCGCCGACGCCCAGCGCGAGAAGGCCGGCCAGGCCACCGAGCTGGCCTCCGACACCGTCGCCGGGCTGCGCGTGCTGCGCGGCATCGGCGGCGAACAGCTCTTCCTCGGCCGCTACCGCAGCGCCTCCCAAGAGGTACGCAAGGCCGCCGTCCGCAACGCCCGGATGTGGTCGCTGATCTCGGCCGTCCAGGTACTGCTGCCGGGCCTGCTGCTCATCGCGGTGGTCGGGTACGGCGTCCGGCTCACCCTCGACGGCACCCTCGCCGTCGGCGACCTCGTCACGATCTACAGCGCCGTCACCTTCCTGCTCTACCCACTCCAGCACTTCGAAGAGACCGCCCGCGCCTACTCGTTCGCCAAACCCTCCGCGAAGCGCACGGCCCGCGTCCTGGCACAGCACCGACCGGCCGGCGGACGCACCGAGGAGCGGGGGACGACGCCCACCGGCGCTCTGCACGACCCGGTCAGCGGTCTGACCGCCCCGGCCGGCCGACTGACCGCGGTGGTCTGCGGCGACCCCGACGCCGCCGGCCGGCTCGCCGAACGCCTCGGCGGACACCCGGCACAGACGGAGGACGACGGCGACGACGGCGGCCTGTCCGTCATGCTCGGCGGCACCCCGCTGGACGACCTGCCGAGGGACGCCGCGCGCCGGGCCGTACTCGTCCAGGACAAGGACCCGATGCTGCTCTCCGGCACGCTCGGCGAGCTGCTCGACGTACCGGCCTCCGGACGGGTCGGCGCGACGGACGCGCTGGCCGCGGCCCAGTGCGGCGATGTGCTGACCGCGCTGGCGCAGGCCTCGGCCGATGACTCGGGAGACCCGATGCTCACCTACATCACCGAGCGCGGGCGGTCGTTGTCCGGCGGGCAGCGACAGCGGCTGGCCCTGGCCAGATCGCTGG contains these protein-coding regions:
- a CDS encoding ABC transporter transmembrane domain-containing protein — protein: MHLRDLPHPDPGVPDVRTGGAFLRWLCRQQLGGQLKAMAWGLVNFGALAAFPLPVGLAVQAVVDRDGGRLLLAGGLIFALGVLIAVGSTMLHRAAVTNWITAVARLQQLLARKTTELGPAMTRRVAAGEIVNVSTGDLQKIGSFVEVLSRFAASALTVVGVSLALAFYQPELGILVAVAVPLVALAVLPLLPPATRRADAQREKAGQATELASDTVAGLRVLRGIGGEQLFLGRYRSASQEVRKAAVRNARMWSLISAVQVLLPGLLLIAVVGYGVRLTLDGTLAVGDLVTIYSAVTFLLYPLQHFEETARAYSFAKPSAKRTARVLAQHRPAGGRTEERGTTPTGALHDPVSGLTAPAGRLTAVVCGDPDAAGRLAERLGGHPAQTEDDGDDGGLSVMLGGTPLDDLPRDAARRAVLVQDKDPMLLSGTLGELLDVPASGRVGATDALAAAQCGDVLTALAQASADDSGDPMLTYITERGRSLSGGQRQRLALARSLVTDPEVLVLDEPTSAVDAHTEVRIADGLRTIRTGRTTVVLTSSPLLLDRAEQVVFLQEGKAVAAATHRELLHSHPDYRAVVTREVGTRETDPEPALSTGRTEETA